The Agrococcus sp. ProA11 genomic sequence CTCCGGCTTCTCGCTCAACGTGCTCACGCTCGGTGCGCTCACGATCTCGATCGGGCGCGTCGTCGACGACTCCATCGTGGTGATCGAGAACATCAAGCGGCACCTGTCCTTCGAGCCCTCGAAGGCGAAGGCGATCGTGGACGGCGTGCGCGAGGTCGCCGGTGCCATCACGGCATCGACCATCTCCACCGTCATCGTCTTCCTGCCGCTGGCCTTCGTGAGCGACATCACGGGCGAGCTGTTCCGACCCTTCGCGCTCACGGTGACGATCGCGCTGCTCTCCTCGCTCGTGATCGCGCTCACCATCGTGCCGGTGCTGGCCTCCTGGCTGCTCAAGCAGCCGAAGGAGCTGGCAGAGGCGGAAGCGGATGCGGCAGCACGCCTCGAGACCGAGCAGCAGGTCGTGGCGAGCGCGCGACCGCGCCGCGGTCTCCTCCGCCGCCGTCAGGCACGTCCCGCGGCGCGGCCCGGCGACGCTGCGCCGGCTGGCGGACCCGTGCCGCAGGAGGAGCGGACGGATCGGCTGCGCCGCGCCTACCGGCCGGTGCTGCTGGCGACGCTGCGCAAGCCGTGGCTTGTGCTGGCAGGCGCCGCCGTGGTGCTCGGAGCGAGCGCGGCAGCCGTGCCGCTCATGGCCATCAACTTCCTGGGCGATGACGGGCAGACGACCGTGCAGCTCTCGCAGGAGCTGGAGCCCGGCGCCTCGCTCGAGACCCAGCTCGAGGCCGCGGAGGAGCTCTCTGCCGAGCTGCAGCAGCTCGACGGCATCGACACCGTCTCGGCGACCGTCTCCGGCAGCAGCCCGTTCGCGGCCTTCACCGGTGGTGGTGGCGGCGGCAGCTCGGTGCGCTACGGCGTCATCGCCGCCGACGGCACCGACATGGAGTCGCTGCGCGCGCGCATCCTCGAGCTCGCCGATGCCGCGCCCGGCGAGGTCACGATCGGCGGCTCCGGTGGCTTCGGGGGCAGCGACATCACCGTCGAGGTGCAGGGGCCGACGCCCGACGCCGTCGAGGCAGCCACCGCATCCGTCTCCGACGCCATGCAGGGCATCGACGGCGTCGCGCAGGTGACGGACTCGCTCGCCGGCGCCCAGCCGCTCATCCAGGTCGCCGTCGACCGCGAGCTCACCGCCAGCCTCGGCCTGAGCGAGGCGGCGGTCTCGGGGCTCGTGGCCCAGGCGATGCAGCCGACGCCCATCGGCGACATCCAGCTCGACGGCTCGCTCGTGCGCATCTACCTCGACGCCATTGCCCCGGCGGCGACGCTGGACGAGCTGCGTGAGCTCGAGCTGCCGACGCCGACCGGGCCGCTGCCGCTCTCGGATGTCGCGGAGGTGACCGAGATCAACGGCCCCGTCGCGATCTCGACCAGCGACGGCAGCCGCACCGCGACCGTCACCGTCACGCCCGACGCCGCCGATGTCGGCGGCCTCTCCGCCCGCGTGCAGGCACAGCTCGACGCGCTCGCGCTCGACGAGGGCGCGACCGCTGAGATCGGCGGTGCCGCCACCCAGATCACGGAGGCGTTCACGCAGCTCGGCATCGCGGCGCTCGTCGCGATCCTGCTCGTCTACGTCGTCATGGTCGCCACGTTCAAGAGCCTGCTGCAGCCCTTCCTGCTGCTTGTCTCGGTCCCGCTGGCCGCGACCGGCGCGATCGCGATGCAGATCATCACCGGCGTGCCGCTCGGCGTTGCATCAATGGTCGGCGTGCTGATGCTGATCGGCATCGTGGTGACCAATGCCATCGTGCTCATCGATCTGGTGAACCAGTATCGCGACCGGGGTCGCTCGGTGCGCGATGCGCTGCTCGAGGGTGCCGAACGGCGCCTGCGGCCCATCCTCATGACGGCGGCAGCGACGATCTTCGCGCTCATCCCGCTGGCTGCTGGCGTCACCGGCCAGGGGGGCTTCATCTCGCAGCCGCTCGCGATCGTGGTGATCGGCGGACTCATCTCGTCGACGCTGCTGACGCTCATCGTGCTGCCCGTGCTCTACCTGCTCGTCGAGGGCGGCATCGAGCGCCGACGAGTGCGCCGCGGCACCGGGACCCGCGCCGAGCGGCGCAGCGAGCTCGCCGCGGCAGGCGGACGCTGACCGCGTTCCCAGCCGATCCCCTGGCTGGCATTGGTTGAATGACCTAGATTCGGGGCTGCTCGCAGATCGGGCACCTCATGGCAGGGTTCGCGGATGATGGAGAGGGGCTGCCGTTGCCGAGCTTCTTGATCATCCACTCCGGTCTGCACGACGGCGAGCTGAGCGCGTATCGACAGCCGCCGACCCTGGACATCGCCGGCTTGCGTGCGCCACTCGACTGGGGAGACATCACCCTGCACGTGCCGGCGGGCGACCTTCCCGTGACCGTCTACGTGACGCGCACGAACGGTCAGGTGGAGGGCGCCACGATCACGGTGCGCGCTCCCGCGGGGACGGGCACGCGGCTGACCTTCGTGCCGCCGCTGCAGCCGGGTGGTCGCTCGCTGCTGCGGATCGACGGGCAGTGGTCGGCCGACGCGACCATGCACTACTACGCGGCTCGTGACGCTCGTGCGCTGCAGCAGCCGACGCAGCCGATGCCGTGGGCGGGTCGAGAGCAGTCACCGCCATCGCTGCACCCGCAGCCGCCGCAGCAGGCGCAGGCGCACGTGCAGGCGCCGCACCTGGACGAAGTGCAGCCGGAGCAGGTGGATGAGGTGCCGCCGCAGCACGGCGACGACGCGCAGCCGCAGCACGATCCGCACACCGGCGGCGTCCGCGTCATCAGTCCTTCGCTGGGGCACGTCGAGTCGCCCTCGCCGCCCATCGGTCCGACGCCGGGGTCGACCGGGGCGGTGCCGCTGCATACATCGTCGTCGTTCGGCCACGAGCAGGGCTCGCGCGTCGACCCGGTGCAGTCGTCGTCGTCGGCGCCGTCGTCGCGACAGGCAGCGCAGCCCTCCCGAGCTCCCTCATTCGGTCAGCGCGCGGATCGCGCTGAGCGCCCTGCGCCCTCTGATGGCCCTGCGCCCGCTGATGGCGCTGCGCGCTCCGAGCACTCTGGGCGCTCCGAGCGAGACATCTACGGCCGGGAGCACACGCTCGACGACCACCTGCCCGCCTCGATCCC encodes the following:
- a CDS encoding efflux RND transporter permease subunit, which produces MHLLSLASMKNKALVALVTVCIAIFGGVALASLKTELTPELELPAVVVTTTMPGASPEIVSDDITGPIEAAVQSVPALEGTTGTSSTGVSLVVAEFEYGANMATTEQRVQQAVNRISSQLPEGAEPTVLTGSIADFPVLQIAITGGGDAAALVDRIETVAVPQLERTDGVRAVQLQGAPGQRITISPDDAALTALGLSRASISDAIDQHGQLLPGGTVDDDGQTLSVQIGARLASVEDVASLPLTGGSTDVTTTIADVADVALAEDPVSSIALVDGEPAIILSITKTQAANTVDVSHAVQELLPALQAELGDDVTITTILDQAPYIERSIEALAVEGALGLAFAVLVILVFLWALRPTIVTAISIPLSVLMTFIGMWGSGFSLNVLTLGALTISIGRVVDDSIVVIENIKRHLSFEPSKAKAIVDGVREVAGAITASTISTVIVFLPLAFVSDITGELFRPFALTVTIALLSSLVIALTIVPVLASWLLKQPKELAEAEADAAARLETEQQVVASARPRRGLLRRRQARPAARPGDAAPAGGPVPQEERTDRLRRAYRPVLLATLRKPWLVLAGAAVVLGASAAAVPLMAINFLGDDGQTTVQLSQELEPGASLETQLEAAEELSAELQQLDGIDTVSATVSGSSPFAAFTGGGGGGSSVRYGVIAADGTDMESLRARILELADAAPGEVTIGGSGGFGGSDITVEVQGPTPDAVEAATASVSDAMQGIDGVAQVTDSLAGAQPLIQVAVDRELTASLGLSEAAVSGLVAQAMQPTPIGDIQLDGSLVRIYLDAIAPAATLDELRELELPTPTGPLPLSDVAEVTEINGPVAISTSDGSRTATVTVTPDAADVGGLSARVQAQLDALALDEGATAEIGGAATQITEAFTQLGIAALVAILLVYVVMVATFKSLLQPFLLLVSVPLAATGAIAMQIITGVPLGVASMVGVLMLIGIVVTNAIVLIDLVNQYRDRGRSVRDALLEGAERRLRPILMTAAATIFALIPLAAGVTGQGGFISQPLAIVVIGGLISSTLLTLIVLPVLYLLVEGGIERRRVRRGTGTRAERRSELAAAGGR
- a CDS encoding DUF2510 domain-containing protein, whose translation is MPSFLIIHSGLHDGELSAYRQPPTLDIAGLRAPLDWGDITLHVPAGDLPVTVYVTRTNGQVEGATITVRAPAGTGTRLTFVPPLQPGGRSLLRIDGQWSADATMHYYAARDARALQQPTQPMPWAGREQSPPSLHPQPPQQAQAHVQAPHLDEVQPEQVDEVPPQHGDDAQPQHDPHTGGVRVISPSLGHVESPSPPIGPTPGSTGAVPLHTSSSFGHEQGSRVDPVQSSSSAPSSRQAAQPSRAPSFGQRADRAERPAPSDGPAPADGAARSEHSGRSERDIYGREHTLDDHLPASIPTPAAFHQLEQEAAESQRRVHDAWQAQQSQHARQAPPLGDGAPRPIGLAANASQPQPNWYPDPFRRADARWFDGRQWTASVMRGGVRGTDQPG